The Desmonostoc muscorum LEGE 12446 genome includes a region encoding these proteins:
- a CDS encoding Dps family protein, with product MSSQVTVKNVNIGIDEASRAKIAEGLSRLLADTYTLYLKTHNFHWNVTGPMFQTLHLMFETQYTELALAVDLIAERIRALGYPAPGTYSEYAKLSSIPETPGVPKAVEMIQLLVQGQEAVVRTARSIFPVVDEVNDEPTADLLTQRMQVHEKTAWMLRSLLEE from the coding sequence ATGTCATCACAAGTAACAGTCAAAAACGTAAATATCGGCATTGACGAGGCGAGTAGGGCGAAAATTGCCGAGGGATTATCTCGGCTGTTGGCTGACACCTACACACTGTATCTGAAAACTCATAATTTCCATTGGAATGTGACAGGGCCGATGTTCCAAACGCTGCACCTAATGTTTGAGACCCAGTATACAGAATTAGCGTTAGCAGTTGATTTAATTGCCGAGAGAATTAGAGCGCTTGGTTATCCTGCACCAGGAACCTACAGCGAATATGCCAAATTAAGTTCGATTCCAGAAACTCCTGGAGTTCCTAAAGCTGTGGAAATGATCCAGTTACTAGTACAAGGACAAGAAGCCGTAGTCAGAACTGCACGGTCTATTTTCCCCGTAGTGGACGAAGTTAACGACGAACCTACCGCCGATTTATTGACTCAGCGGATGCAAGTACACGAAAAGACAGCTTGGATGTTGAGAAGTTTGCTGGAAGAATAG
- a CDS encoding ParB N-terminal domain-containing protein, whose protein sequence is MVRVQEIPLNQIKRPLPRANDPNKVQALMESIAQIGQQEPIDVLEVDGQYYGFSGCHRYEACQRLGKETVLARVRKAPRSVLKMHLA, encoded by the coding sequence ATGGTTAGAGTCCAAGAAATTCCATTAAATCAGATTAAACGCCCGTTGCCCCGTGCAAACGATCCAAATAAAGTACAAGCCTTAATGGAATCGATTGCCCAGATTGGGCAGCAAGAACCGATAGATGTTCTAGAAGTAGATGGACAATATTATGGCTTTTCTGGTTGCCATCGGTATGAAGCTTGCCAACGTTTAGGCAAAGAAACCGTTTTAGCCAGAGTCCGTAAAGCACCCCGTAGCGTTTTGAAGATGCACTTGGCATAG
- a CDS encoding SpoIID/LytB domain-containing protein: MRQKDRATKQLENQLQRRIQGQKTLKYSLSLCYQVAMKFSFWRFSYTVVATFSLLGLTAASGPESNIQDVELKIGIVQRFGAEATAKLQLEPTKGDRLKLKFQTGNKQQVVVTNKPVKLETVMQALPQPAVEEVVILGTYRTFETAEDSAKKWRSQGMEVEIAQPERWQVWAKRDVYSTPLLRRLLLQNIQATNGEKVYLDTKITKQVPRVSWVVDGKRYSLNQLEVTTDKNLIRVNKSDKPENARLYAGRLNLQPNAYGTYTLVNEVPLETYLRGVVPYEIGIDAPTTALEAQAILARTYALRNLRRFAADNYQLCADTHCQVYYGLNGAALKTDKAIAATRGKVLTYKNELVDALYSSTTGGVTASFSDVWNGEDRPYLRPVIDAATNLWDLSKQSLADEKNFQKFINMQQGFNESKWNMFRWRRETRLEDIIKDLQKFLLSKNSPHAKFKTIQAMAVVKRSQSGRILELAVKTDKSTFILHKDEVRSAFAAPTSTLFYIEPLNKGKPELWGYAFIGGGLGHGVGLSQTGAQNLAKLGWSSQKILQFYYPDTEIKILSQEIKL; the protein is encoded by the coding sequence ATGCGACAAAAAGACCGCGCTACAAAGCAATTGGAAAATCAGCTCCAACGCCGCATTCAGGGGCAAAAGACGCTCAAGTACTCGCTATCGCTTTGCTATCAGGTAGCCATGAAATTTTCCTTTTGGCGTTTTTCCTACACTGTGGTGGCGACATTTAGCCTATTGGGACTGACTGCGGCATCGGGGCCTGAGAGCAATATTCAGGATGTAGAACTGAAAATTGGGATTGTGCAGCGATTTGGCGCCGAAGCCACAGCGAAACTGCAACTGGAACCGACAAAGGGCGATCGCTTAAAGCTAAAATTTCAAACGGGTAACAAGCAGCAAGTTGTGGTTACCAATAAGCCTGTGAAGCTGGAAACAGTTATGCAAGCTTTACCCCAGCCAGCAGTTGAAGAAGTGGTAATCTTGGGTACGTACCGCACCTTTGAAACTGCGGAAGACAGTGCAAAAAAATGGCGTTCTCAGGGAATGGAAGTGGAAATAGCCCAGCCAGAACGCTGGCAGGTTTGGGCGAAACGCGACGTTTACAGCACTCCTTTACTGCGACGCTTGTTGTTGCAGAACATCCAAGCTACTAACGGAGAAAAAGTATATCTTGATACTAAAATTACCAAACAAGTACCGCGAGTGAGTTGGGTGGTGGATGGTAAGCGCTACAGTCTAAATCAGTTGGAAGTCACCACTGATAAAAACTTGATTCGGGTGAATAAAAGCGATAAGCCAGAAAATGCTCGTTTGTATGCAGGGCGGCTAAATTTACAGCCAAATGCTTACGGTACATATACTTTAGTTAATGAAGTACCCTTAGAAACTTATTTGCGTGGAGTTGTGCCTTATGAAATAGGCATTGATGCACCAACAACGGCGCTAGAAGCCCAAGCAATTCTGGCTCGCACTTATGCCTTGAGAAATTTACGTAGATTTGCCGCAGATAACTACCAGTTGTGTGCTGATACTCACTGCCAAGTTTATTATGGATTGAATGGAGCAGCTCTTAAAACAGATAAAGCGATCGCTGCAACTAGGGGTAAGGTACTAACTTATAAAAACGAACTAGTAGACGCCTTGTATTCTTCCACCACTGGTGGCGTCACCGCCTCCTTCAGCGATGTCTGGAATGGTGAAGATCGTCCTTATCTGCGCCCTGTAATCGATGCTGCTACTAATCTTTGGGACTTGTCGAAGCAAAGTTTAGCCGATGAAAAGAACTTCCAAAAGTTTATTAATATGCAACAAGGTTTTAATGAAAGTAAGTGGAATATGTTTCGTTGGCGGAGGGAAACTCGTTTAGAGGATATTATCAAGGATTTACAGAAATTTTTGCTTTCTAAAAATAGTCCTCACGCCAAATTTAAGACAATCCAGGCTATGGCTGTGGTGAAGCGAAGCCAGAGTGGACGCATCCTCGAACTCGCTGTCAAAACTGATAAAAGCACATTTATTCTCCACAAAGACGAAGTTCGCAGTGCTTTTGCCGCTCCCACAAGTACACTTTTTTACATAGAACCCTTGAATAAAGGTAAACCAGAACTGTGGGGATACGCCTTTATTGGTGGTGGATTAGGACATGGAGTCGGCTTGAGTCAAACTGGCGCTCAAAATTTAGCTAAACTTGGTTGGTCGAGTCAGAAAATTCTGCAATTCTACTATCCTGATACTGAGATTAAAATTCTCAGTCAAGAGATTAAGCTTTAA